A genomic segment from Culicoides brevitarsis isolate CSIRO-B50_1 unplaced genomic scaffold, AGI_CSIRO_Cbre_v1 contig_50, whole genome shotgun sequence encodes:
- the LOC134836515 gene encoding uncharacterized protein LOC134836515, with the protein MRLRYLFDLVQDFSQENLHDTKLAMEFVFVFEPSHTFNFVSKTLDQLLVYFCDETKRNSANITKGLIQMSKLWEKKVTLVTEFHEKSKILVRVIRLFYFMTPKWDQICEQPLQSICTKYIPETFDLLPRNQLDYEEVLCAVQNILLQLTSLCSIDDLPQKYQSTLVTLILEHGIDHKYFLQTCPNQWMEDLVDFMCIQQKITVKKVSEDPNDCETQEWLRLLNTKLIDLSKAFPHHTFRGTKFIMQALVFAYSMMNCGYNNQIIQTNAVTPCLAVLEQIYLNKELVICIFDITEEPPSTIVPLLTEIVNIFSRPSSKLAIQNFSEVNIFEILFDAIINLKTDNSSTLLQLAQCLALYTLNEIGFQKSISRLLKALMSENLCEAYWSLNVWILIARICSEENCYIYFEEFAQMFVDCKNEQQKFFLGKTMKAFFECLKSNTKAKIQEKYPPELNISIWTQIGMHNISEPQIIEKLFTLTENTMTEFLENGNREIYEKMCLLLKLCSTNSTFNPENSLFAMLKDITEFLIANSMYLSVFDQLINSIMQICIVYINKICDITICNVLTIIKENHYNSDLSKKFIQRLLSTGQTLDETLSEDLKCLLLQITKDSEITDIERKLLEIGYNVESFQHICHHVNFDEDDNSNAEEEIDEDEGEEICSPKTKKRKIELEIEAFKMFFNLNIK; encoded by the exons ATACAAAATTAGCAATGGAATTCGTCTTTGTTTTTGAACCGTCTCACACCTTTAATTTTGTGAGTAAAACGTTAGATCAGCTATTGGTatatttttgtgatgaaaCTAAGCGAAATTCTGCAAACATAACAAAAGGATTGATtcagatgtcaaaattgtgggaaaaaaaagttacattggTAACAGAGTTTCACGAGAAGAGCAAGATTTTGGTTCGTGTTATTCGATTATTCTATTTTATGACTCCAAAATGGGACCAAATTTG cgaaCAACCGTTGCAGAGTATCTGCACGAAATACATTCCAGAAACATTTGATTTGCTACCTCGCAATCAACTAGACTATGAAGAAGTGCTTTGTGCAGTGCAAAACA ttttactaCAACTTACGAGCCTCTGTTCTATTGATGATTTGCCGCAGAAGTATCAATCAACTTTAGTAACATTGATTTTGGAACATGGCATTGATCATAAGTATTTTCTACAGACATGTCCGAATCAGTGGATGGAAGATTTGGTAGATTTCATGtgtattcaacaaaaaattactgtaAAGAAGGTGTCAGAAGATCCAAATGACTGTGAAACACAAGAATGGCTGAGGTTGTTGAAcacaaaattgattgatttgtcAAAAGCATTCCCGCATCATACTTTTCGTGGCACAAAGTTCATAATGCAAGCTCTTGTTTTCGCATATAGTATGATGAATTGTGGCtataataatcaaataataCAAACAAATGCGGTTACTCCTTGCCTTGCAGTACTCGAACAAATATATCTAAATAAGGAACTTGTCATC TGTATTTTTGATATAACAGAAGAGCCTCCATCAACAATAGTCCCATTATTGACCGAAatagtgaatattttttcaagaccaTCATCAAAATTAGCAATACAAAATTTCTCTGAAGTTAACatatttgaaatactattcGATGCAATAATCAATCTAAAGACGGATAATTCTTCAACACTTTTACAGCTCGCGCAATGTCTTGCTCTATACACTTTGAATGAAATCGgctttcaaaaatcaatttctcgACTTCTCAAGGCATTGAtgagtgaaaatttatgtgaagCATATTGGAGTTTAAATGTGTGGATATTAATTGCAAGAATTTGTTCTGAAGAGAACTGTTACATATATTTTGAAGAGTTTGCGCAAATGTTCGTTGATTGTAAAAATGagcaacaaaagttttttctcgGTAAGACCATGAAAGCATTTTTTGAGTGCCTTAAAAGCAACACGAAggcaaaaatacaagaaaaatatccCCCGGAATTAAATATAAGTATATGGACTCAAATAGGAATGCACAACATAAGCGAGCCTCAgatcattgaaaaattattcactttaacagaaaatacgatgactgaatttttagaaaatggcaatagagaaatttatgaaaaaatgtgtcTCTTGCTAAAACTTTGCTCGACTAATTCAACATTTAATCCGGAAAATAGTCTCTTCGCTATGTTAAAGGACATCACAGAGTTTCTAATTGCAAACTCAATGTATCTGAGTGTTTTCGATCAAttgataaattcaataatgCAAATTTGTATCGTctacattaataaaatttgtgatatTACTATCTGTAATGTCTtaacaataattaaagaaaatcattACAATTCCGATTTATCCAAGAAGTTCATTCAAAGATTATTGTCAACGGGTCAAACATTGGATGAAACATTGTCTGAAGATTTAAAGTGCTTGTTACTTCAAATTACAAAAGATTCTGAAATAACAGATAtagaaagaaaattacttgaaattgGATATAATGTAGAATCGTTTCAACATATTTGCCATCATGTTAATTTCGATGAAGATGATAACTCAAATGCTGAAGAAGAAATCGACGAAGATGAAGGAGAAGAAATATGTAGTCCCAAAACTAAGAagcgaaaaattgaattggaaATCGAGGCCTTTAAAATGTTCTTTAACTTgaacataaaataa
- the LOC134836514 gene encoding DNA repair protein XRCC3-like, which yields MTTFLPKIKFGLRDIDAILNGGIPLSGITEFFGESGSGKTQIAFHLALVTLLPLEMGGVGLKSVYISTGPCITTNRLLQMARRVSQNLSLNVPGEALLDHILVKRVMSYEYFHQTILKDLVRLVKVKDIGSIIIDSVGAIYRTETDYQKRHRDMKEVIDTLKKLSYHHNIAIVTINEVSAAANASNGTAKGSVLPALGPFWSTSMTSQIQVSKSGFEIVDGKCRTLRKMKVIKGPNFKVGEEAKFYVN from the exons atgacgaCCTtcttaccaaaaataaaatttggactCCGCGACATCGATGCCATTTTGAATGGCGGGATACCCTTGTCCGGCATCACGGAGTTCTTTGGCGAATCAGGAAGTGGAAAAACTCAGATTGCTTTTCATCTTGCTCTCGTCACCTTGCTACCCTTGGAGATGGGGGGAGTTGGTTTGAAATCGGTGTACATTTCGACGGGACCTTGCATTACCACAAACCGCCTACTCCAAATGGCCCGACGTGTGTCCCAAAATTTGTCGTTAAACGTTCCTGGTGAGGCATTGTTGGACCACATTTTAGTCAAGCGAGTTATGTCATAT GAATACTTCcatcaaacaattttaaaggaCCTGGTTCGGCTGGTAAAGGTAAAGGACATTGGCAGCATCATCATCGATTCTGTTGGTGCAATTTATCGGACAGAAACGGACTATCAGAAGAGACATCGGGATATGAAGGAGGTAATCGATACATTGAAAAAGCTCTCGTATCATCACAACATTGCAATCGTAACGATCAATGAAGTGTCTGCTGCCGCCAATGCATCCAATGGTACCGCGAAAGGATCTGTGTTGCCTGCTTTGGGTCCTTTTTGGTCCACATCAATGACGTCCCAGATTCAGGTCTCGAAATCAGGCTTCGAGATCGTTGATGGAAAGTGTAGgactttaagaaaaatgaaagtGATCAAAGgaccaaattttaaagtagGCGAAGAagctaaattttatgtaaattaa